Proteins from one Coffea arabica cultivar ET-39 chromosome 8c, Coffea Arabica ET-39 HiFi, whole genome shotgun sequence genomic window:
- the LOC140013845 gene encoding glycosyl hydrolase 5 family protein-like, with translation MAKKNSSHFHTFLLWILLFSFAKLSKSLPLSTSSRWILDDKTGSRVKLTCVNWVGHLEPLVVEGLQKKPLPYIVDNVALMGFNCVRLTWATFMFTRENYGNLTVRESLNQLSLDGSVAGIAMNNPQLLDATVVEVQKAVVYELGRKNIMVILDNHVSKPQWCCGGDDGNGFFGDEFFDPKEWLQGLAAVANLYKDAPNVVAMSMRNELRGPRQNTNDWYEYIPQGAAAIHGENPSLLIIVSGLGYETDLSFVKEKPLVLNFTNKLVYEAHWYAFDTPWQIWLSQTNQICAQRSQRFADHSAFVVSSSKPVPLFLSEFGADQRGGNEADNRYLSCLLAFVAEHDLDWALWTLQGSYILRQGVVELEEVYGMFDVNWDHIRNSTLSRRLQLVKQIIWDPKSNNTTHSKLYHPQSGLCAQIGNNGSVRGSDCQSPGRWKQQEAGSSIQLEAEAEGTFGCLRAVGDGQPATVSSDCGNQTTLWKLVSSSQLHIAAQGGYLCLEMNSSDSVVVTRKCLCLDENSNDVPNCAENPEGQWFKLVPTNES, from the exons ATGGCCAAGAAAAACTCCTCTCATTTTCATACATTCTTACTATGGattcttcttttttcatttgCAAAACTCAGCAAATCGTTGCCTCTTTCAACAAGTTCAAGATGGATACTTGATGATAAAACTGGGAGCAGAGTGAAGCTAACTTGTGTCAACTGGGTAGGCCATTTAGAGCCCTTGGTAGTAGAGGGGCTGCAGAAGAAGCCATTGCCCTACATTGTTGACAATGTAGCTTTGATGGGATTCAACTGCGTACGGCTAACGTGGGCTACTTTCATGTTCACCAGAGAAAACTACGGAAACCTCACGGTCAGGGAGTCCCTTAATCAGTTGAGCCTCGATGGATCCGTCGCAGGCATTGCAATGAATAATCCTCAATTGCTGGACGCCACCGTTGTTGAGGTCCAAAAGGCTGTTGTCTACGAGCTTGGGAGAAAGAACATCATGGTAATATTGGATAATCATGTCAGTAAACCTCAATGGTGCTGTGGTGGAGATGATGGAAATGGCTTCTTTGGAGATGAATTCTTTGATCCCAAGGAATGGTTACAAGGCCTTGCTGCAGTTGCAAACCTGTACAAGGATGCTCCTAAT GTTGTAGCCATGAGCATGAGGAATGAGCTACGAGGTCCACGCCAGAACACAAATGATTGGTACGAGTACATCCCGCAAGGAGCAGCAGCCATTCATGGAGAAAATCCATCTTTGCTTATCATAGTTTCAGGTCTAGGGTACGAGACTGACCTTAGTTTTGTAAAGGAAAAGCCACTAGTACTGAATTTCACAAACAAGCTGGTGTACGAGGCGCATTGGTATGCATTTGACACTCCATGGCAAATCTGGTTGTCTCAAACCAATCAGATATGTGCACAAAGGAGCCAACGTTTTGCGGATCATTCTGCTTTTGTTGTCAGCAGCAGTAAACCTGTTCCTCTGTTTTTGAGTGAATTTGGAGCCGATCAAAGAGGTGGGAATGAGGCAGATAACAGGTATTTGAGTTGCTTGTTGGCATTTGTAGCCGAGCACGATTTGGATTGGGCGTTGTGGACATTGCAGGGAAGCTATATACTTAGGCAAGGCGTGGTTGAGTTGGAGGAAGTGTATGGGATGTTTGATGTCAACTGGGATCACATCAGGAACTCAACTCTTTCGCGCAGGCTGCAGCTTGTAAAACAGATTATTTGGG ATCCAAAGTCAAATAACACAACACATTCCAAGCTTTATCATCCCCAGAGTGGCCTATGTGCCCAGATTGGAAATAACGGTAGCGTCCGGGGTAGTGATTGCCAAAGTCCAGGTCGCTGGAAACAACAGGAAGCTGGGAGTTCAATTCAACTGGAGGCGGAGGCCGAGGGGACATTTGGGTGTTTAAGGGCTGTTGGTGATGGTCAGCCGGCAACTGTTTCAAGTGATTGTGGGAACCAAACGACATTGTGGAAACTGGTTTCAAGCTCGCAGCTTCACATTGCTGCCCAAGGTGGATATTTGTGCTTGGAGATGAACTCTTCCGACTCGGTGGTTGTCACTAGGAAGTGTCTGTGCTTGGACGAGAATTCCAATGACGTTCCCAATTGTGCTGAAAATCCTGAGGGGCAATGGTTTAAGCTTGTTCCTACAAATGaaagctaa
- the LOC113705019 gene encoding glycosyl hydrolase 5 family protein has translation MQTLVATVLIFFAVSSHAVPLSTRSRWIIDESTGDRVKLVCANWEGHVSMLPEGLSKSPLDDISRHISLLGFNCIRLTWAVYMYTRHAHVTVAQHLQDLNLTDALAGIQRHNPHLASLTLVDAQKAVIESVASHGVMVILDCQVSKPMWCCNDNDGNGFWGDAYFDPHEWLRALSTVAKRYKDMHMVMAMSLRNELRGPRQNETLWYHWVEEGAKTIHRANPNVLVLVSGLNYDLDFRFLKTKPLKLGIGKKMVYEAHQYAFSDGQDVLWLTKSVNWMCKNMIQDVEDRVGFLFRGRHPAPLFITEFGGEQIGDNTADNYFLTCYISWLAENDLDWALWALQGSYYLRDGKHDPEETYGLFNSSWGPLRNPQFHTKLQLIQRTLIDPRSKVKNYLILYHPQSGYCAKVAENEVRATDCWDASQWSYEGEGTPIRLKGTDLCLTATGDGLPVALTRECLTGQSAWELAQNSQFQLASRDDYGNDLCLEFNPYYSKRIQTSKCIVPEEDDLQNPQGQWFKLIQSNKH, from the exons ATGCAAACTCTTGTAGCAACTGTGCTCATTTTCTTTGCAGTCTCATCTCATGCAGTCCCTTTATCTACCAGATCCAGATGGATCATAGACGAGTCCACTGGGGATCGAGTGAAGCTCGTATGCGCCAACTGGGAAGGGCACGTCTCCATGTTGCCAGAAGGGCTAAGTAAAAGTCCCTTGGATGACATTTCTAGGCACATTTCCTTGTTGGGATTCAACTGCATTCGTCTCACCTGGGCCGTCTACATGTACACCCGCCATGCACATGTAACAGTGGCTCAGCATCTGCAGGATCTGAACCTGACGGATGCCCTCGCCGGAATCCAAAGACATAATCCTCATCTTGCAAGCCTCACACTTGTGGATGCTCAGAAGGCTGTTATCGAGTCAGTTGCCTCCCATGGTGTAATGGTGATACTTGATTGCCAAGTTAGCAAGCCTATGTGGTGTTGCAATGACAATGATGGGAATGGATTCTGGGGAGATGCGTATTTCGACCCTCATGAATGGTTACGAGCCTTGTCTACAGTAGCTAAAAGATACAAGGATATGCACATG GTCATGGCGATGAGCTTGAGGAATGAGCTCCGCGGTCCACGCCAGAATGAGACTCTCTGGTATCACTGGGTTGAGGAAGGAGCAAAAACGATCCACAGGGCAAATCCAAATGTCTTAGTACTTGTATCAGGTCTGAATTATGATCTGGATTTCAGGTTTCTCAAAACAAAGCCCCTGAAATTGGGGATTGGCAAAAAGATGGTCTACGAAGCACATCAGTACGCATTTAGCGATGGACAAGACGTTTTATGGTTAACCAAATCGGTGAACTGGATGTGTAAAAATATGATCCAGGATGTAGAGGATAGAGTAGGATTTCTGTTCAGGGGAAGACATCCTGCTCCGCTGTTTATAACTGAATTTGGTGGTGAACAGATAGGAGACAACACAGCCGACAActatttcttgacttgttacaTAAGTTGGTTAGCAGAGAATGATCTTGATTGGGCCCTCTGGGCTCTGCAAGGAAGCTACTACCTTAGGGATGGAAAACACGATCCTGAGGAAACATATGGACTGTTTAATTCCAGTTGGGGACCTCTGAGAAATCCACAATTTCACACCAAGCTGCAACTTATACAACGGACGCTCATTG ATCCCAGATCAAAggtaaaaaattatttgatattGTACCATCCGCAGAGTGGTTACTGTGCCAAGGTTGCGGAAAATGAGGTTCGTGCGACAGATTGCTGGGATGCGAGTCAATGGAGCTATGAAGGAGAGGGAACCCCAATCAGATTGAAGGGAACCGACTTGTGTTTGACAGCAACTGGGGATGGATTACCTGTGGCTCTTACACGGGAATGCCTGACTGGGCAAAGTGCTTGGGAACTGGCTCAGAATTCCCAGTTCCAGTTAGCCAGCAGAGATGATTACGGCAATGACTTGTGCTTGGAATTCAACCCATACTATTCTAAAAGGATTCAAACCAGCAAGTGCATTGTTCCTGAGGAAGATGATCTCCAAAATCCCCAGGGCCAATGGTTCAAACTCATTCAATCAAATAAGcattag